One region of Mycolicibacterium rhodesiae NBB3 genomic DNA includes:
- a CDS encoding cystathionine gamma-synthase, which yields MTEHHRFRGLATKAIHAGFRPDAATGAVNAPIYASSTFAQDGVGGLRGGYEYARTGNPTRAALEASLAAVEEAEYGRAFASGMAATDCALRAVLRPGDHVVIPDDAYGGTFRLIDKVFTQWGITYTAVSLADLDEVRAAITPQTKLIWVETPTNPLLSIADIAGIAQIASTSAIKLLVDNTFASPALQQPLTLGADIVLHSTTKYIGGHSDVVGGALLTSDEELDTAFAFLQNGAGAVAGPFDAYLTMRGLKTLALRMRQHSENATLVADFLANHPAISSVLYPGLPSHPGHEVAAKQMSAFGGMVSVRMAGGPDAARKLCASTEIFILAESLGGVESLIEHPGAMTHASTAGSQLEVPDDLVRLSVGIEDSTDLLADLEQALG from the coding sequence AAGGCCATCCACGCGGGTTTCCGGCCGGACGCGGCGACCGGGGCCGTCAATGCCCCGATATACGCCAGCTCCACCTTCGCGCAGGACGGTGTCGGTGGGCTGCGCGGCGGATACGAGTACGCGCGTACCGGCAATCCGACCCGAGCCGCGCTGGAAGCGTCGCTCGCCGCCGTCGAGGAGGCCGAATACGGACGGGCGTTCGCCTCGGGCATGGCGGCCACCGACTGTGCCTTGCGCGCAGTGTTGCGCCCGGGTGATCACGTGGTGATCCCCGACGACGCCTACGGTGGGACGTTCCGGTTGATCGACAAGGTCTTCACCCAGTGGGGCATCACCTATACCGCGGTGTCGCTGGCCGACCTCGACGAGGTTCGGGCCGCGATCACCCCGCAGACGAAGCTGATCTGGGTGGAGACGCCGACCAATCCGTTACTGTCGATCGCGGATATCGCGGGCATCGCTCAGATCGCCTCGACGTCGGCCATAAAACTGTTGGTGGACAACACATTTGCCTCACCCGCATTGCAGCAACCGCTGACGCTCGGCGCGGACATCGTTCTGCATTCCACGACCAAGTACATCGGCGGCCATTCGGACGTCGTCGGTGGTGCGCTGCTGACCAGCGATGAAGAACTCGACACGGCATTCGCATTCCTTCAGAACGGGGCGGGTGCGGTCGCGGGACCGTTCGACGCCTACCTGACCATGCGCGGGCTCAAGACGCTGGCGCTGCGGATGCGCCAACACTCCGAAAACGCCACCCTGGTCGCCGATTTTCTTGCCAACCATCCGGCGATCTCGTCGGTGCTGTATCCAGGGCTGCCGAGCCACCCGGGTCACGAAGTCGCCGCGAAGCAGATGAGCGCATTCGGCGGCATGGTCTCGGTACGGATGGCGGGCGGCCCCGACGCCGCCCGAAAGTTGTGCGCGAGCACCGAGATCTTCATCCTCGCCGAGTCGCTCGGGGGAGTCGAGTCACTGATCGAACACCCCGGCGCGATGACACACGCCTCGACGGCCGGGTCCCAGCTGGAGGTCCCCGACGACCTTGTCCGCCTGTCGGTCGGCATCGAGGATTCGACTGACCTGCTCGCCGATCTGGAGCAGGCGCTAGGTTAG